Sequence from the Fulvivirga ligni genome:
TAGGTAACAAAAAAACAAAAGTAGCAAAGAAAATACTTAAAGAGGTACTCAGTGATGAAATGTAAAACCAGTGATGAAATGTAAAACACGCATTAAAGAGTTATTGATCAGCATAATAGTTCTTTTGAGTCTCCTGTCCTGTGGAGAACCGGATGCTCAAAAGGAGCGGGCTAAGAGTATATTTCCTAAAGGTGAAAAAATCACAAGCGACCATTTCACTGGAGAGGTATGGTTACATATGTTTGTTAGAGATGACAGTACATTAAATGCAGCTGTTGGTAATGTTACCTTCGAGGCTGGAGCACGTACCAAGTGGCATTTGCATCGCGGTGGGCAGATTTTGATTATAACAGATGGCGTGGGCTGGTATCAGGAGAAGGGTTCCGCCAGGCGTGAGGTTCATGAAGGAGAAGTAATTACCTGTTTGCCAAACCTAGAGCATTGGCATGGAGCATCTAGTGAGCAATCTATGTCTCACATGGCCATGAGTATCAACACCGAGCGGGGAGAGGTGGTATGGGGTAAAGAGGTGTCTGAAGAAGAGTATATGGCTGATTGATGATTAAACTCTAAGTTAACCTCATTAGCAGATACGTTTAGCTAAGGAGGCCTGACCAGAGCATAAAGGTAATAATGGTAGTAATATCGGTAATCAGTATACCTGATTATATGCTATAAATTTCAATATTAGAGTCATTAATAATGATCATAAAATGATTAGCTTATTAAAGGCCTTTTAAAATTTAAACCTAACTTCTCATGACTGTACTAAAAACCAAAATAGGAAGACGTTCATTCCTGAAAACCTCCGCTGCAGCTGGAGGCGGATTGATGATTAGTTTTAGCTGGCTGGCTAGTTGCACCAGTGCTACTACGGAGTCGGAGGTACTTACCATGCCAGAAGAATGGTTTGAGCTCAACGCTTATCTAAAAATAGCAGAGAACGGCCTTGTAACCATTTTCTGTCCTAATCCTGAGTTTGGTCAAAATGTAATGACCTCTATGCCCATGATTGTGGCTGAAGAACTGGATATAGATTGGAAAAATGTGATGGTGGAGATGGCGGAATTTAATACAGCATTATACAACCGTCAGTTTACCGGAGGCAGTCAGGGGATACGCATGGCATGGAATCCATTAAGGATGGCTGGAGCTACTGCTAAGCACATGCTTAAGGAAGCTGCTGCACAAAAATGGAAAGTGCCATCAAATGAAATTACTACAGAACTTGGGCAGCTATCACATAAACCATCAGGGAAGTCCGAGAGCTATGGACAGCTTGCCATGGCGGCTTCAAAGCTCACACCGCCTGAAAAGGTAGAATTAAAAGACAATAGCAACTTTAAGATCATCGGTAGTTCCAGGAAAAATGTTGAAGGCAAAAAAATAGTGACCGGCTCAGAAATGTTTAGTCTTGATATCAAGAAGGAGGGAATGCTCATAGCTATGATTGTTCATCCACCGGCTTTTGGTATGAAGCTCAAGGCATTTGATCCCGAAAGCATTAAAGCTATGCCGGGCATTGTAGATGCATTTTCTTTCAAAACATATAATGATGATTATGCCTGTAATTTCTTTGATACCGATACTTTTCCTGAATTAGTGGCCATTGTAGGGTATAGCACCTGGCAGGTCATGAAGGCTAAGAGAGATATTCAGGTGGAGTGGGAGGAATTTGAAGAGCAGTCTTATTTCATGAATGGCAGAGATGAGAAAATCAAAATAAATGTACCCCCCGGTCTTGAAAATAGTCAGGAACATATGGCAGCCATGCTGCAAAAGTCTTCGAAGCCAGCTGCTTTGCTACGTAAAGATGGTGATCCTGAGAAGATTTTTAAGGAAGCATCTAAGGTGATAGAAAAGACCTATTCGGCACCATTTCTTGCTCATAATATGATGGAGCCTATAAATTGCGTGGCTGATGTAACTGCTACGAAAGCAGTAATTACGGCCCCTACTCAGGCCCCAGGGTTTATTGAAGGGGCCATTGCAGATCGGTTGGGAATGACTATGGAGCAGGTAGATATTGTAATGACTCGCATGGGTGGAGGTTTTGGCCGCAGGGCTTACTGCCATTACATGGTAGAGGCAGCAGTTATTTCTCAAAAAGTAGCGAAACCTATAAAGTTGATTTATACCAGGGAAGATGACATGACCTTCGGAATTTATCGCCCAGCCTATATGGCAACTTACCGGGCAGCGTTGGATGAAGATAATAATCTCATAGCCTATCATGTAAAAGCTGGTGGTATTCCTGAAAGCCCCCTTGGAAGAGGTGCTGCTAATCGCTTTCCCGCAGGGGCGGTAGATCACTACCTGGCAGAGGAGTGGTCTATTGAATCAAATATTACCATTGGAGCATTCAGGGCACCCCGCTCCAACTTTTTGGGCGGAGTAGAACAGTCATTTTTGGATGAAGTAGCGGAATTAGCGGGCAAAGATCCTATTCAGTTCAGACTTGATCTACTGAAAAAGGCAAAAGCTAACCCTGTAGGTGAGCAAAATGATTATGATGCTGATAGATATGCAGGAGTATTAGAACTTGTGAGAGATAAATCAGGTTGGAAAAATGCAGATACTGACCTACATCGAGGGGTGGCCGCATATTTTTGTCATAATAGTTATGCCGCCCATGTAGTGGATATGAAGATGGATAACGGAACTCCTCGTGTAGAGAAGGTCACCAGTGCTATTGATTGTGGGGTAGTTATTAATCCTGATGCAGCCGCTAACATGGTTGAGGGTGCTGTGGTGGATGGCATCGGAAATGCCTTTTTTGGAGAGATGACTTTTACGAATGGAGTGCCCGACAAATCTAATTTTGGTGATTATCAGATGATAAGAATGAATGATTCACCAAAAGAAATTGATGTACATTTTGTGAATAATAACATCGATCCTACAGGCTTGGGAGAGCCACCATTTCCTCCCATATTTGGTGCGCTGGCTAATGCATTGTACCAAGCCACTAACAGAAGGCATTATAATCAACCATTTTTAGGAAAAGACTGGGTTAACCTGGATAGATAAGCCATAATATTGATGGGTGATTTCTCTGTTTCTGAAATAGGTCCTTATAATGAGGAGGTCAATGTTGATAAACCTGCTAAGCAAAGTGGATCTTACAAAGTGCTGGTCTTACAGGGCGCGGGAAGCATTCATTATGCCGATAGAGTAATGAAGGTGCCTGGGCAGGTGCTTATTTTTTCTAACCCATTGGCACCTTATGATGAGTGTCATTTTGAGAGGGCTCAAAATGGATATTCTGCTACCTTTAATAATGAATTTTTTTATGAATACGGGAGCCTGAATAAGTACCCTGTTTTTCAACCCATGGGTAATCATGTATTTGAATTGAGTAAAGATCAGTTAGACTGGGTGATAAGCAGGTTTCTTAAAATGAATGATGAGATTCAAGGATCCTACGAGTTTAAGTATGATATATTAAAAATTCTAATTCAGGAGCTAATCCATTTTGCCATGAAGCTCAAGCCTGTTCAGATTGCTCATGAGCCGGGCAACGGAGCAGATAGGATCATGGCTATGTTTACGGAATTGCTTGCCCAGCAGTTTCCATTACATCATGCCAAACCAAGAATAGAGCTGAGGCGGGCTTCTGACTTTGCTGAGAGACTGAACATACATCCTAATCATCTAAATCGTGCTTTGAAGAAAACAACAAATAAGACTACTACACAGCTGATCAGTGAACGAATTTTGATGGAAGCCAGGGTGCTTATAAAGCAAACATCCTGGAACGTAGCCGAAATTGCCTTTGCTTTGGGCTTTGAAGAACCTACCCATTTTAATAACTTTTTCAAAAAGCATATGAATACCTCGCCTTTGTTGTATAGAAGGTGTTATTAAGTATGTAAGAGAGAGGGCTTTATTAAAGTTTATTAATAATTTAGGTTATGTTTAATTTAAAAACTGTCAATAAATTTAAAGGAATAATAATCCTACTGGTCTGTTGTTCTTGTGGTCCAACCAAGAGCGATCAGCCGGTAAATCTTAAAGATCAAATGGTGAGAATAGCTGAAATAGAAATTGATTCAGCTTATTTTGAGGATTACATTTCCATTCTGAAAGAAGAATCTGAGGCATCCTATCGTCTGGAAGATGGTGTTATCTGTATATACCCCATGTACATCAAAAATGAACCTACGGCTATAAGATTATTAGAAATATATGCTAACAGAGAAGCATATGAGTCGCACTTGAAAACAGAGCATTTTTTAAAATACAAAACTTCTACTCAAAAGATGGTCAAATCATTGAAACTGATAGATATGGAGCCCATTGATCTGAAGGAAATGCCTCACCTCTTTGTTAAATTAAATAAATAATGATTCTGCTATACTCAATAAAATGGCTAAATACTATTGAGATTAACTTTTGTTAGTATAGCCTCTATTGGAAGCTGATTGTAGGCGTAAACAGATGTAGGCGTGGTACAAAGTGCTTCATAATAGAATGTGATCTACTTTCATTCTTAAAATAATCAACAGCTAAAAGCGTTTTTTAAAATAGGGTGACTAAACAGTGACCTTGTTCAACATAAACCTATTTAGTATGATTAAAAACTTGTTAAATCACACCATCTATGTGTGTTGGTTAGCATTATTATGCAGTTGTAATACTAACCATTCAGAACTACAACCCGAATATCCGGGGGAAGGCGGTATACAGGCCTCAAAGATAAGTCCAAATCATTTTAGAATATCAGCCAACGATATCATTAGCTTGAAAGGTAGCAATGGATTATTTGTAAGTGGTGAAAATGGGACCGGCGCCATGTATTGTGACCGTGAGTTTGCCAATGACTGGGAGAAATTTACCATAATTGATCAGGCGAATGGTCTGGTAGCACTGAAAAGCATGGGCAAATATCTATCTTCTGAAAATGGCCAGCAATCTATGAAGTGCGATCGCAATAGTATTCAAGGGTGGGAACTGTTTACCATCATTGAAAATGCAGATGGCACTATTTCTTTACAAGGTAGTAATGGTAAATATGTATCGTCTGGCAATGGACAAAACCCGATGATGTGTGACCGTGACATAATACAGGCTTGGGAAAAATTTACTGTTGTTAATCACAACGGCAATCCAGATGATAATGATGGTTGGAATCTGGCTAATCTAACTCATTACACTTCTTATCCTGATCCAGGAAGTGATGAATGTATTTATTATAATGGATGTCAATGGGCAGGCTATTTTGCCTTTATTGATGGTAAAATGACTGAAGCGTGGGTAATGAATCATAACATTATAGCTATTCATTCGAAAGATGCTGACCAGTATAAGTTAAAGACTTTTAGGCTAAGGCAGGGAAATCATCAGATTGACGCAATGGTATATGATATGTGTGCAGATTCAGATTGCAATGGCTGCTGTACTCAAAACTCCAGTGAAACAGGGTTTTTAATAGATATAGAAAAATACACCATGGAGAGGTTTGGTTCAGGCAGCGGTATAGTAGAATGGCAGTGTCTGGATTGCGACTAAATGTTGTAACTTAATTCTTCAA
This genomic interval carries:
- a CDS encoding cupin domain-containing protein; this encodes MKCKTRIKELLISIIVLLSLLSCGEPDAQKERAKSIFPKGEKITSDHFTGEVWLHMFVRDDSTLNAAVGNVTFEAGARTKWHLHRGGQILIITDGVGWYQEKGSARREVHEGEVITCLPNLEHWHGASSEQSMSHMAMSINTERGEVVWGKEVSEEEYMAD
- a CDS encoding molybdopterin cofactor-binding domain-containing protein, which gives rise to MTVLKTKIGRRSFLKTSAAAGGGLMISFSWLASCTSATTESEVLTMPEEWFELNAYLKIAENGLVTIFCPNPEFGQNVMTSMPMIVAEELDIDWKNVMVEMAEFNTALYNRQFTGGSQGIRMAWNPLRMAGATAKHMLKEAAAQKWKVPSNEITTELGQLSHKPSGKSESYGQLAMAASKLTPPEKVELKDNSNFKIIGSSRKNVEGKKIVTGSEMFSLDIKKEGMLIAMIVHPPAFGMKLKAFDPESIKAMPGIVDAFSFKTYNDDYACNFFDTDTFPELVAIVGYSTWQVMKAKRDIQVEWEEFEEQSYFMNGRDEKIKINVPPGLENSQEHMAAMLQKSSKPAALLRKDGDPEKIFKEASKVIEKTYSAPFLAHNMMEPINCVADVTATKAVITAPTQAPGFIEGAIADRLGMTMEQVDIVMTRMGGGFGRRAYCHYMVEAAVISQKVAKPIKLIYTREDDMTFGIYRPAYMATYRAALDEDNNLIAYHVKAGGIPESPLGRGAANRFPAGAVDHYLAEEWSIESNITIGAFRAPRSNFLGGVEQSFLDEVAELAGKDPIQFRLDLLKKAKANPVGEQNDYDADRYAGVLELVRDKSGWKNADTDLHRGVAAYFCHNSYAAHVVDMKMDNGTPRVEKVTSAIDCGVVINPDAAANMVEGAVVDGIGNAFFGEMTFTNGVPDKSNFGDYQMIRMNDSPKEIDVHFVNNNIDPTGLGEPPFPPIFGALANALYQATNRRHYNQPFLGKDWVNLDR
- a CDS encoding helix-turn-helix domain-containing protein yields the protein MGDFSVSEIGPYNEEVNVDKPAKQSGSYKVLVLQGAGSIHYADRVMKVPGQVLIFSNPLAPYDECHFERAQNGYSATFNNEFFYEYGSLNKYPVFQPMGNHVFELSKDQLDWVISRFLKMNDEIQGSYEFKYDILKILIQELIHFAMKLKPVQIAHEPGNGADRIMAMFTELLAQQFPLHHAKPRIELRRASDFAERLNIHPNHLNRALKKTTNKTTTQLISERILMEARVLIKQTSWNVAEIAFALGFEEPTHFNNFFKKHMNTSPLLYRRCY
- a CDS encoding putative quinol monooxygenase, whose translation is MFNLKTVNKFKGIIILLVCCSCGPTKSDQPVNLKDQMVRIAEIEIDSAYFEDYISILKEESEASYRLEDGVICIYPMYIKNEPTAIRLLEIYANREAYESHLKTEHFLKYKTSTQKMVKSLKLIDMEPIDLKEMPHLFVKLNK